Proteins encoded in a region of the Phaenicophaeus curvirostris isolate KB17595 chromosome 1, BPBGC_Pcur_1.0, whole genome shotgun sequence genome:
- the SH2D1B gene encoding SH2 domain-containing protein 1B, whose protein sequence is MELPFFHGKITRRTCEERLSKNRKNGSYLIRESESMEGVLCLCVFFEEIVYTYRIFREHQGYFRIQTSEGVPEKIFRTLKDLIYNYEKPNQGLITNLRYPVKKPEASQSSLRFKSGKDDIYDEIDDSDYVDVLP, encoded by the exons ATGGAGCTTCcgttttttcatggaaagataACAAGAAGaacctgtgaagaaaggctgagcaagaacagaaagaatGGTAGCTATTTAATACGAGAGAGTGAGAGCATGGAAGGAGTCTTGTGTCTCTGTGTTTT CTTTGAAGAAATCGTCTACACTTACCGTATCTTCAGGGAACACCAAGGATATTTTAGAATACAG aCTTCTGAAGGCGTTCCAGAGAAGATCTTCAGAACGTTAAAGGACCTGATATACAACTATGAAAAGCCAAATCAAGGACTAATAACAAACCTTCGCTATCCAGTAAAGAAACCAGAGGCCTCGCAAAGCAGTCTGAGGTTCAAGTCAGGAAAGGATGACATCTATGATG